TTCCATCTTTTTATTTATCATGGCTtgctttttaaaaagaaaaaaaaaatctcttaaccaaaaaaatattaagtgggaattaatgATATCCTTTatctttcttgaattttctccTTTTTGTCTTCATCATAAATCTATATTATGCTAATTCTTCATTGTAGGTCCTAGAAGAAGTGAAAAGATTAGTCGAGAAGTACATGAATGAACAAGTTAGCATCACAGTGACAGGTCACAGCCTAGGTGCAGCACTTGCAACCTTAAATGCAGTTGATATAGTTTACAATGGAttcaacaaaacaagcaaaggCAAGGAGTTCCCAGTGACAGCTTTTGCATTCGCAAGCCCAAATGTTGGAGATCTCAATTTCAGGGCAGCATTTTCCAAACTGAAAAATCTCCATATTTTAAGAGTTGAAAACGTGTTAGATATTGTTCCAAAATATCCACCCATTGGCTATATAGATGTTGGCGAGGTACTAATAATTGACACTGCCAAATCCGATTATTTGAAATCTCCAGGAAATGTCTTCTAATTTTCGAAAAATAGATAAAGAGTTTTTTACAGATTATCGAAAGATTCGTTCGAATCCGATCCCGCTGATCGGACTTCGTACTCCTTTAGCTCCCTTCTTTCCTCTAGAACCTCTATATGGTGCCCCAATAGAAGACTGGTTGTGGAGAAAGAGATCTTCTCTTTCCTTTTCATTACAAACAAAGCGAAGGCGCTACTTTTAGCCCTTTCAAGAATGAAGGCCCGCGCGACACGNNNNNNNNNNNNNNNNNNNNNNNNNNNNNNNNNNNNNNNNNNNNNNNNNNNNNNNNNNNNNNNNNNNNNNNNNNNNNNNNNNNNNNNNNNNNNNNNNNNNNNNNNNNNNNNNNNNNNNNNNNNNNNNNNNNNNNNNNNNNNNNNNNNNNNNNNNNNNNNNNNNNNNNNNNNNNNNNNNNNNNNNNNNNNNNNNNNNNNNNNNNNTTGCTTGTTACTAATATAGTCTAGCCTCTCTTCTTCTTTAGATCCCTTGTTTCACTCCATAGGCGCCAACCACCTCTAATTAGGTCCTATACTCATTAGTCCGACAAAGTGCATCAAGTTGATTGCGACTTACGCTAGGGATTGTGTTTGCAACTGGGGGAGAACTCAGTTTGCCGCCTGAATCAGTccctttatggacttaaacaagcgtCCCGAAATGGGTTTGCCAAATTTTCTTCTGCTTTACTGGATGCCGTTCTCTTTCAGGCCTTTCAACCAATCGATACGACCCCGGAGAGCCGCTTTTGCTAAAACTCGAGCAGNNNNNNNNNNNNNNNNNNNNNNNNNNNNNNNNNNNNNNNNNNNNNNNNNNNNNNNNNNNNNNNNNNNNNNNNNNNNNNNNNNNNNNNNNNNNNNNNNNNNNNNNNNNNNNNNNNNNNNNNNNNNNNNNNNNNNNNNNNNNNGAGCTAATAGTGTCCTCCTCAAATAAAGCATTATCGAGATAGGAAAAAGATATGTGAAAATTGCATAATACTGGACATAATACTGGAAATAAAAAAAGAAGGCTAATATGcgtttttttttccagtttttcTATTCCATAAAACATTCAGAATCGTAAAAAAGAAAAGGTTCTCTATTGACATCtttatttcacaatttcacattcttttctttttgattCAGAAAATCTGNNNNNNNNNNNNNNNNNNNNNNNNNNNNNNNNNNNNNNNNNNNNNNNNNNNNNNNNNNNNNNNNNNNNNNNNNNNNNNNNNNNNNNNNNNNNNNNNNNNNNNNNNNNNNNNNNNNNNNNNNNNNNNNNNNNNNNNNNNNNNNNNNNNNNNNNNNNNNNNNNNNNNNNNNNNNNNNNNNNNNNNNNNNNNNNNNNNNNTGGGTACTCGGCATAATTTGGAGGCTTATTTGCATGGAGTAGCAGGCACTCAAGGTGTAGGAATAATGGTAGGAGAAATTTTGGGTGATTTTAAATTAGAGGTGAATCGTGATGTCGCTCTTGTTAATAAATCTACAGATGCGTTGAAGGGAGAATATGGTGTGCCTGCTAATTGGTGGGTTGAAAAGAACAAAGGGATGGTTCAGAAGGAAGATAAATCTTGGGTTCTCTTGGATCGAGAGGAGTATGAAATTTGAGAGCATTCAAATGTTATGTTTATTTTCAATTTGGTttaatttattttcatatattgAGTTAATTTCTCTTTTATTAGATGTCCTCGAAGGGACATATATTAAGTTGCATCCATCTATCTTGTGCTACGTCGTCTCCGACTTGAAGTTTGGTTCGTTATCCCAATGTAATGTGAGATAAAAAATTATTTGTCTTTGATGTTTACAGCAAAGTATACCATTTTACTGTAGTAAAGTGATAAATTAAGATGATAATGTTTTTAATTAACTATGATCTCGTAAAAACAATTTATATTGAGACATATTTCATATATTTATTAAGTTGGTGTAAACATTATTTGCAGTAAGTCCAATTCTTGTCAAGCAACAACATTATTATGCCAGGAAACGcttttctcctcttttttttctcAGTTTCCTTATCTCCTGCTATATATGAAATCCAACTGAAGGAAGTACTAACCACCTGATTAATAGGTGAAAATAATTTATATTTCtcaactttactttaaaaattaAGTTCCGCCCTCAACTTTCAATAATAGATTGTCCTCCACCCTTATTCTATGTAATGTCTATTTTACTCTTACATTATCAACCTTAATCTTTATTTTCTACTTTTTTAAAATTCatgatatttttcattttcttaattgatatgaatttttttttatagaaaaaaGTAACAATTATTTTTTAGAAGAAAAAAGAACAGTGAAAAATACTAATTGAGTATATAAGTTTAAGACATTTTTATAATGAAATATGcagaataaaaataataattttattaataGTAATCGAAACTCCAATATCAATTTATACAATCGAAAAAATAGGTAACAATatctttaaaaatatattttaatgcaattaatataaaaataattaataaaaatagaggTATATTTTATAACATTCCTAaaagattatctatttatattgtaAATGAGTTTAAGGTTATAAATTAGAAAATATTGGAGTAatgacaaccaaaattcatataTCTTTGTAAACAACGGAAACAATAAAGAATAAGAGAGGAATGAAacttaaatatatacatatacaaacatgcacataaatacatatatacatacttaaTGCATGCAATATTAAAATAACATTAACTCTTTGAGCAGGATTGCTAGCAACCTAGGAGTGCCACTTATGTGCAGATGAATGTACTCCAAAAAAGCAGATAATATCTTATGTCCGAGTGCTGGTTGAGATGGATGTAACTAGACCACCTCCTCAGAGTGTGAAAGTCATGGATGCTCATAGCAAACTCTTTGATCAGTATGTCAGCTATGAGTGGTGGCCCCAATATTACCCCTGATGCTGCCAAATTGGTCATATATACCCTGATAAACAGACAAAATAACCTCAGAAACGACCAAAGCCTAAAGAGAAGAATACGAACAATAAGGGGGGACCTAAGAAGGATAAGCAGGCATGGTAGAACAAAGGGGGACAGCCTAGAGTTCCTCAACCAGTTCAGGAACCTGTGCAGGGGACTAATAATGATGAAGAATGGCAATCAGTGAAGggcaaaggggtgaataaaggagcAAGTGCAAATCAAGAGCAGCTAGTAGAAACTGCAAATGGTTTTACACCACTATAGGAAACTACTTTCCAACAAATTTTTCAAGCTGCATTGACTATGCAAAGGGGTGGTCGGGGCAGTACAGGAAATGGGAGTAAACCTCCTAATCCTCCATCAACCTCTCAATGATTATAGCCACCTGGAATGTAAGGGGCTTCAATAAGCTTTTTAAGCACAAGGAGTTTAATAGAGTAATGAATAAAGAGAATATAATAATTATAGCTATTACAGAagatagagtagctaaacaacATGCATCAAAAATCATGAAAAAGGTATTTCCAGCATGGAGCTGGCATGATAACTATAATCAAACTAATAGAGGAAGGATCTGGCTAGCACGAGATCATAACGAAGTGGACCTCACAGTCTTAAGCGCTCACAATCAATTTATACATTGTTTACTAAGGGATATCAACACTGATAAGCAGATGGATTTTACTGCAGTGTATGGTTTACACACCATTGTAGATAGGAAACCTATGTGGCAAGCTCTAGAGAATATAGAAGCAAATATAGTTAATCCATGGCTCATCATGGGTGACTTTAATGCAGTGATTAATGGAGAAGATAGGATAGGAGGAAGTCAGATTCAGGATGCTGAAATTAAAGATTTTGCTAAGATGATAGACAATACAGGGCTTACTATAATGAAGTCCACTGGTCGATTCTACACTTGGACAAattcacacatatatatatatatagcacgaTTGACAGGGCCTTGGTCAACTCTGCTTGGATGAACATCTGGCCCCAGGTGGAGATAGAAGTGAAGGATCTTCAATTCTCAGATCATGCTCTACTTTGTGTCACAATTGGCAACATTCCATATATAGGAGCTAAGCCTTTTAGATTTCTAAACCACTTATGTAAGCATAAAGATTTCTTAGGGATTGTTCAAGAGAGTTAGGAGAAACCAGTATATGGCAATGGTATGGCACAGATATGGAACAAGCCTAAGAGTATGAATGAGGCAATGAAACACTTGAATACCACATAATTCTCAAAGGTAGAAAACAGAATTCATGATACTAGGCAACAACTCCAGGACATCCAAGAGAAACGCAGGCTGATATTTCATGATCCTATGTTGTTTGAACAAGAAAGGGTGCTGAAACAAGATTTGGAGAAATGGGTAATGGTTGAAGAGAGTATTCTCAAGCAGAAGTCAAGAGTGCAATGGTTGAACTTAGGAGATACAAACTCAGAATATTTCCATGCCAGTATAAAAAGCAGACTGGTACAGAATCATATAAATAGGCTAATGGCTAGCACTGGAGAGGTCTTAACAACAGAAAAGGGGATAGAAGATGAAGCAATAGGGTTTTATAAAGGGTTACTGGGGACTTGTGCTACATAATTACCTGCCATTAATCTCAAAAGTGTTGACTAAGAGAATGCAAAGTGTGATGGAATACTTGGTGTACAGTAGTCAGGCAGGATTTGTTCCTGGGAGAGTCATAATTGATAATACCCTACTCAGTCATGAGTTAGTGAGGGGTATGGGAGGAAAGGGATGTTCCCCAGGTATATGCTTAAAATAGATATGCAAAAGGCCTATGACTCAGTAGAGTGGCCCTTCCTTGAACAAGTACTGCATAGTCTAAATTTCCCTAGTTATTTGTGGTATGGATTATGAACTGTGTGCAGTCTGTCTGATACTCTATAATTCTGAACGGGAAACCAACTCAGCCCTTTGATGCCAAAAAAGGACAAAGGCAAGGGACCATATGTCTTCTTTCCTGCTTGTGCTAGCCATGGAATAATTGAGCAGGCTATTAAAATAACTACAACATATACCAGACTTCAATTTCCATCCCAAGTTTGCAAAGCTGAACTTAGTTCAGTTAATTAGCCTTTGCAGATGACTTGATACTCTTCTGCAGAGGGGATACTAGTTCAGTACAGCTGCTATATCTCTCAGACTTCTAGACTTATTGCCAACCCTACAAAAAGCTCTGTATATTGTTGTGGAATTACCAGAGATGCAGAAGCGAAAATATTAGAAATTCTGGGATCTAGGAGAGGTGAACTTCCATTTACATACTTAGGGGTCCTCCTAAGTATAAAGAGAGTCTCAATagtgtaatgcaaactttgatagATAAGATCCTGGGTAGGATTAAATCTTGGACTACTAAGTTCCTATCCTATGCTGGCAGGGCCTAACTAGTCAAATCTGTTTTGTTTTCTATACAAGTGTTTTGGGCTCAAATATTTGTGTTGCCAAAGAAGGTGATGAAGATCATAGAAGCTACATGTAGGAGCTTTTTGTGGACAGGAGTGGCAGAGATATAAAAAAAAGCTATGATATCTTGGGAAAAAGTTCGCCAACCTGAAACAGCAGGAAGTTTAAACGTCTTGGATATCAAAATGTGGAACAAAGCTGCCATTGTCAAGCTATTGTGGAGCCTCAGTCATAAGAAAGATAAATTATGGGTGAGGTGGATTCATATTTATTATAGGAAGAACAGAGATTTCTTGAAGACATTCCTAAACAAGCATCATGGATAGTTCAAAGAATCTTGAAGGCAAAAAAAATTGTATAGGAGGCAGGTTATACCAGGGAAGAAATGCAACAGATGCAACAGTTTACTAGTAAAACTGTTTATATGAAACTTAGAGGAGATTTTTCCAAAGTTGGATGGAGAAGGTTGATTTGTAACAACATGGGATTACCCAAATGGATCTTCATACTGAGAATAGTTGTGCAATCAAGGTTATATACAAGAGACATGCTGGTGAAATGGGAAATTACTACATGTACTGACTGTCCCTTGTGTGAACAAACAGAAGCAAGTCATTCCCATTTATTCTTCACATGTCTATTCTCCTCACAGGTCTGGACAAAGTTGATACAATGGTAGGGTATAAATAAGTTTGTAAGTGGTTGAGACACTGAGGTGCGCTGGGCTAATAGCTTTGCCAAAGGAAAGGGTGCTACAGCTGAAGTATATAGAATGATTCTTGCAGTAGGGGTATATTACTTGTGGAATGAAAGAAACAAGAGAGTTTTCCAAGGGGAGAAACAAACAGTGGATTACATAGTAAAAGAGATTGTGAGAGAAGTTCACTTTAGAGGAATCATAGTAGTGAAGGTGACAAGATGGCTGGAAAAGCATAATTTTTACCCAGCATAGTCGATAATGTTTGTACTTGTAATGAATGATGATGCATATATTGTTGTTAACTAGATATAGGTGAGGAAGAGGTCTGAAGCACTGGGGCTCATATGTCCAGTGGCTCAGATGGATCGTATCTGTACTTCAAATCTTACTTTGGTAATATAAAGTTATTTACCAAAACAAAATACATATTAAAATAACAATCATAAAAATAGCATCATATTTTGTGACAAATTAATATAAGAATTATTGTAATTATAATGTTaatgaaattaaataaaaatttataaatacaTAGGTAAAAAGTTAATATTATAATTATAATATAACATGATATTACATAGATGGAGGATTAAAAATCTCAAGGATAAAATAGACATAGgataagggaggaagaatgtctattgttcatagttggggggggggggggggggagggggtgttaatttttaaagtaaagttgggGTGTAAATGATTTGCATGTCCATTATAAATAGGTTGTCTATTTTTTACACTTTTATTTTGGAATTTTTAGTGGATATAATTTTAAAGCGTTTAGTTTGTGCTTCTCATTTTATATCGTCTTTTTGGAAATACACAAAAAAGAAAAGGGGAACAAAAAACTAGCTAGGGATTTTCGCCTTGTGAGTTTGCCTTCCAGATTAATTGTGACGTATTTACATTTTTCTTGTGTCCGATAATATTGAGTTTCTGTTATAACTTTTTCACTAAGAAGAATTGGAAAAAATATGATGAAGAAAATCTCTTGGTTTAACCAAGACAAGATTGATTCTCTGACAGATGAACAGGGAGGTAACTAATACAaacagaaagaaagaaataatgGAGTATTATGATAGCCTGCTAACTTGGTTAAAATAAGTAGTCAATGACTAAATGTGGTGTAAATTAGGGAGCAAGTGTTACAATTGTACGTAATTATGCTGGATTGTTGGTACATACAACTGGATTAAGATAATACTTTTTAATAAATATATTAAGATCATGTTATATAACTGTTCTAATTTAAATTTTCTTCTTTATCCATCTTCCAAACAAGTAGCCTTTAAAGGACAATATATGATTGATATGCTCTTCATTTGATAACCAGTACTAAAATAAGAAGGCAAAAATGTCACGtagcatccacctcatcaaatgttagtGTTACAtaggattggatgtccaccttggacaactttAATAGAGTAAGGATATATTTGAACTAATAGTATAACAGCAGGAATATGTTTGGACCCAACGTATAATGAAGAGTGTATTTGCCTCTTTTCCGATAGTATAGGGGTATATTCTGCCCTTTCCCatattttttttgggatttttaCACTCTATGCCAATTAGGGCAAAATAATTACCCGTTTTAGACCATATTTATCTTATTACTCGAGCTAGTCCCCCATATCAAATTCCCAGATGCTATTTTTTACCAGAGTTCATTGGcgttacttctttatattttcagatttctcttcttcttctttttttttttttacttttttccttttgttgtttGAGACAATATTATGCACATTACGTTTTTGTTTCTTGTATTTGTTTCTAGTTTTGGAATGCAACGGCTACCGGTAACTATTGTTTGCTTGTTTTCCTCAGGGGTTCAATTAAATCTCGTTCATCCCAAAAGTACAATATGCAAAAAAAGCTTGTACAATTTTGTATAACAATGTAAAATTGTGTATAAACACTTTTTATaaattattatacacttttatgcggggtagaagtgtgtataaacacctcttatacattattatatatttttatacaaGGTGGATACATTGTTTACAGTAGGTGTATAAAATTATATATTgctgtataatgttgtatatcgtaAAAATATAGCTATgcggatgtaaattaaaaatatggatACGTGAATGTAATTTCTTGTGCTAGATTGTACATTATTAAAATTTCCCCTATTTTTTTACCAAAAGAGCAGCAGTAATAACAACAGGTTCCCAATTGCTTCTTGTGTATTTATTTGTAAATTAGTGTACATTAAATTCAAGATCAAAGCAAGAAGCTACTCAATAAATCATGTTCTCTCCGGTAATCCCCCTCAATGAAAGAAGCAAGGAAAATAACATTTACTATTTCATTGGAGATCAAGCTAAAAACGGAATGTGAAGAGATTTTCATGCGGATCAAAGTTTCAATATTTTGATACAGTTTTTAAAAATgttaaaaaagaaaacaaaaatagttGGAAGCGTAGGCATCTGAAAAATTTAAAATGTAAGTCCTATAAAGTTGTACTAAATTcataaatttaagaaatattgaATGCAAATTAGGATTATTTATTTCGGACGTATATTCATATGACTAGTTACATGAGGTCCGTGCTAAGCCTAGGCCGAAACTCAAGACATAAAAGTATGAgcaacttacataaataactaccttttaatgcTTGCTTTCAATCCATAGCTACCTTTTTGCTATTTATAATTCGTAGCTAAATTTAGGCATTTTCGCTGTATTTGACTGTATTACAGTGTATCTAACTACACTTTTTATTATATCCAACCTTATCTGATGTCACATGTATTTGTTAATTTCTTTGAATACATGTGTATTCAAAATGATGTATTTAAGTGCATTTAAATACATGACTGGGGCTGTGTATTTTAGTGTGTTTATATGTTGATGTATCCTTTTGTTTTGGGTGTAATTGAATGTATTCGATTTTATTTGAATGTATTTCAACAAAATTTCATATATAAAATTTCAAATACACTATATTTACTCAAAAAATTGTACCAacacatacagtcaaatacattttgtcccccccccccccccccccccccaaaaaaaaaacaataagcaAACGACTGTATTTGATTGTATTTCAACAAACTTTCATATGCAAAATTgcaaatacactcagatctacgatacaagaaggagaagaagctaTGAATTCCGATATCGTCAGATCTGAGAAGCGTAATGGCAGTGGAGGATACAGTGTCGTTTCTTAGGTCTGGTGGAGTCGCCGTGGAGGAggaagatgtcacgacccagccccgtaggccgtgactggtgcccgagttgggcacccaAACGTACCTGTCCATATATGCGGCCATAAATACTACAGGCCGTCTCAAATTATACCAAACTATTTCAAACGCATTTCAGACACAaccatatgcatacgtatatatatcaaaatccgacaaggctatcaaatggcaccacggccccaaaacatatacaaattgcacgccgacaaggctgccatagcgatTAGGATCATACgaacacatctgaacagaagtaggcacacacacccacaaatacatctacagacctctaaacagaccaaccgaatcatatggcgggacagggccccgccgtacccctgaacaaatatatacatatgcaacgaacgaatatataccaacatgtaggctccggaataagaagagcactccaaactgcagaagagggtgtcctaaactggtggattaCCGAACTGTgcatttgtacctgcgggcatgaaacgcagcccccgaagaaagggggtcagtacgaaatatgtactgagtatgcaaagcagaatatacagaagataaatctgaggcataacgaaactgaaatacaaaaaaataagtacaagttcaaaatatcaaaataattactttcaaaatataagtcatgcatagggcacaggaaatatggtcgcccgcccgtcgatggcgccataacacagcataacaccagaaggtttcaaatctccgtatccccgtcacatatcacatcacaacataacgccatacacagcataacaccaaatatatgtggaacccgaccctcttttgcgagtagctcggtgaaccataaacacagcataactccggagtatatcaaagtgcgcacgacaacagaaccggcccgggaaccagcgaaagatataacagaacgcacgagcagagtcatgagtaaccatatgcataaaatcattatcatagactcaaatataaataaataaccaTACTtgaaaattcgaaatgataatcataccaaagtctttcaaaagtcgtccgaattacataaaggaaagtcgcgggacccacggacaggcattgacccgagtcgggcccgcctatggaaaacatactcattatacatcatgcaaactcctataaaaatattggagcaatccgagcctttatgccaaagatatggcatttcgtagttacggaattctttaaaacaactttttgtacaaagtttggaaatcaatgctttcgaagacataatggttcatacttcatcacaacatacataagaatgccaagaaatatatataaggatcataacgtgctcggatttcgaatttggaattttctcgaggctcgtgatatagc
Above is a genomic segment from Lycium barbarum isolate Lr01 chromosome 12, ASM1917538v2, whole genome shotgun sequence containing:
- the LOC132623496 gene encoding phospholipase A1-II 1-like; protein product: MSSIAEKWEQLSGKENWKGLLNPLDLDLRKYIIQYGELAESTYDTFISEQVSKYAGSSRYSKEHLLAKVGLDPEMYHVTKFFYATSSFPLPEAFMIKSWSREAWSKESNFMGYVAVATDKGKAVLGRRDIVIAWRGTIRTLEWVNDLQFLLVPAPKVFGGGSSILPLLKPLVHQGWNSIYTSDDPKSPFNKTSARDQVLEEVKRLVEKYMNEQVSITVTGHSLGAALATLNAVDIVYNGFNKTSKGKEFPVTAFAFASPNVGDLNFRAAFSKLKNLHILRVENVLDIVPKYPPIGYIDVGEVLIIDTAKSDYLKSPGNVFYRHNLEAYLHGVAGTQGVGIMVGEILGDFKLEVNRDVALVNKSTDALKGEYGVPANWWVEKNKGMVQKEDKSWVLLDREEYEI
- the LOC132624541 gene encoding uncharacterized protein LOC132624541, with protein sequence MIIATWNVRGFNKLFKHKEFNRVMNKENIIIIAITEDRVAKQHASKIMKKVFPAWSWHDNYNQTNRGRIWLARDHNEVDLTVLSAHNQFIHCLLRDINTDKQMDFTAVYGLHTIVDRKPMWQALENIEANIVNPWLIMGDFNAVINGEDRIGGSQIQDAEIKDFAKMIDNTGLTIMKSTEGILVQYSCYISQTSRLIANPTKSSVYCCGITRDAEAKILEILGSRRGPN